Proteins from a single region of Cryptococcus neoformans var. grubii H99 chromosome 5, complete sequence:
- a CDS encoding C2 domain-containing protein, whose translation MPSQDKPQGGYDSTPLSSSTSPTYTLRVTFHRATNLPVADFGSQTSDPFILAQATTSHKSRHSQDPYLRFRTNTVRKTLEPVWEAPWVIADVPKDGLKLSVRVYDEDPNDHDDRLGKFEIDTGPIDEKWQGLKQQSFKVKKTGADLKAYALRWTCVMLAGHHLHAHVVVSIEMLGRTKREMGKAYTINGFWWKHYSPMIGRLTGTKAKDDQGVERYNFQANEIQLIGPVPNELYHRYVDFKPFVSGMFTAKGIRGKILNKALHHQHERLYNYDRQTEYGVFPETEEGKDPDQDVTKKFLDLVHHDQGARIFTFIITLDGLFRFTETGKEFGIDLLSKHTMHSDVNIYIAWSGEFMVRRLSDPSKSPSDPSQHTHPTEDVPGGPPESSPPVDPAKYELIIDNDSGTYRPNKDLIPVFRGFLKRNLPGLKIVVMTCDDDKLQKMKDEQRKTKLKEGDGIVYGQGSVSSLASGSNASISSSDQESLNERARIMQEGRGDSAPSGGILEKGVEALENPKDTLTKAMGKEKQG comes from the exons ATGCCTTCACAAGACAAGCCGCAAGGCGGATACGATTCCACCcctctctcatcatctacaTCCCCCACGTACACACTTCGCGTCACATTCCACAGAGCAACAAATCTCCCAGTAGCAGACTTCGGGTCGCAAACATCTGATCCATTTATTCTCGCTCAGGCGACTACTTCACACAAATCACGACATTCTCAAGACCCATATCTTCGCTTCAGAACCAATACTGTCCGTAAAACGCTCGAGCCTGTTTGGGAAGCTCCTTGGGTTATTGCCGATGTACCTAAGGATGGATTAAAGCTTAGCGTAAGGGTTTACGACGAGGACCCAAATGATCATGATGATCGTCTAGGTAAATTTGAAATCGACACTGGGCCAATAGACGAAAAATGGCAAGGACTTAAACAGCAGAGCTTCAAAGTAAAAAAGACAGGAGCCGACCTGAAAGCTTATGCTTTACGCTGGACTTGTGTCATGCTAGCAGgccaccatcttcatgcACATGTCGTGGTTAGCATTGAAATGTTAGGCCGAACCAAGAGAGAAATGGGTAAAGCGTACACTATCAATGGGTTTTGGTGGAAGCATTACAGTCCAATGATTGGGCGCCTGACGGGAACAAAGGCCAAGGACGACCAAGGAGTGGAAAGGTACAA TTTTCAAGCCAATGAAATACAGCTCATCGGGCCGGTTCCAAACGAGCTCTATCATCGTTATGTGGACTTCAAGCCATTTGTCTCTGGGATGTTCACGGCGAAGGGTATCAGGGGGAAAATATTGAATAAGGCTTTGCACCATCAACATGAAAGATTGTACAATTATGATCGCCAGACAGAATACGGCGTCTTTCCAGAGACtgaggaaggcaaggatCCTGATCAAGATGTAACAAAAAAGTTCTTGGACTTGGTCCATCATGACCAAGGAGCCAGGATCTTCACTTTTATCATTACCTTGGATGGCCTTTTCAGATTCACCGAGACCGGAAAAGAATTTGGGATTGATTTGCTGAGTAAGCACACTATGCACTCCGATGTCAAT ATCTATATTGCGTGGTCGGGAGAATTTATGGTGCGGCGTCTGTCAGATCCCTCAAAGTCCCCTTCCGACCCATCTCAACATACCCACCCCACCGAAGATGTCCCTGGTGGTCCCCCCgaatcttctcctccagtCGACCCGGCTAAATACGAACTCATTATCGACAATGATTCCGGTACCTACAGACCAAACAAAGATCTCATCCCTGTTTTCCGCGGATTTCTCAAACGGAACTTGCCCGGTCTCAAAATTGTCGTCATGACTTGTGATGACGACAAGCtacagaagatgaaggacgaACAGCGCAAGACGAAGCTCAAGGAAGGTGATGGTATTGTTTACGGGCAAGGCAGTGTATCGAGTTTGGCTAGCGGAAGCAATGCCAGTATAAGCTCGAGTGATCAAGAGAGCTTGAATGAGAGGGCTAGAATCATGCAAGAAGGACGTGGAGACAGTGCTCCGTCGGGTGGCATACTAGAAAAGGGCGTGGAAGCTTTGGAGAACCCCAAGGACACTTTGACAAAGGCGATGGGCAAGGAGAAgcaaggatga